One Kineococcus radiotolerans SRS30216 = ATCC BAA-149 DNA window includes the following coding sequences:
- a CDS encoding dihydroxyacetone kinase subunit DhaK: MSTRPDQFSTGADPVASALAGLARAHGATLRVNLDPAYVVAADPAPTRRVALVSGGGSGHEPLHTGFVGRGGLDAAIPGQVFASPHNQQIFAGARAAARPGGVLLVVKNYTGDVINFGIAAERLRAEGIDVETVLVDDDLATENEAAETGRRGTGATVVVEKVLAAAADGGASLAELADLGRRVVAASRSLAVASRAHTAPGGTGPAFELAPGQLEYGVGIHGERAVSTVDRPGSAEVVDRMLEELLAHVPATATGYGVLVNGLGAVTGLELFSVLDHVVGRLGERGLTTAAALAGTYVAALDMRGFSLTLTALEPDWVAHLAAPTATPALPSAEPVGTAVPATATDATADAGEVTGRAVADDPFLTALGRRVAAAKPELTRLDQVTGDGDFGDNLDGGTRTALASRVPGDEPQPGLRAAEQAFLDHVGGSSGPLFGLLFQNLRTGLSGGSGVEAVRVGLRSAAEAVQRVGGARPGDRTMADTLHAAVTSTGGPAELLRAAVDGAAATAGMLPRRGRASYLGERALGTPDPGAVGVAIVLAALVETLDPSAAVDLPERWS; encoded by the coding sequence GTGAGCACCCGTCCCGACCAGTTCTCCACCGGCGCCGACCCGGTCGCCTCGGCCCTCGCCGGCCTGGCCCGCGCCCACGGCGCGACCCTGCGCGTCAACCTCGACCCCGCCTACGTGGTGGCCGCGGACCCGGCCCCCACCCGGCGGGTCGCGCTCGTCTCCGGCGGGGGTTCGGGGCACGAGCCCCTGCACACCGGCTTCGTCGGCCGCGGCGGCCTGGACGCGGCCATCCCCGGCCAGGTGTTCGCCTCCCCGCACAACCAGCAGATCTTCGCCGGGGCCCGCGCGGCCGCCCGGCCCGGCGGCGTCCTGCTCGTGGTGAAGAACTACACCGGCGACGTCATCAACTTCGGCATCGCCGCGGAACGCCTGCGCGCGGAGGGGATCGACGTCGAGACCGTCCTCGTCGACGACGACCTCGCCACCGAGAACGAGGCCGCCGAGACCGGCCGGCGCGGGACCGGCGCGACGGTCGTGGTGGAGAAGGTGCTGGCCGCGGCCGCCGACGGCGGGGCCTCGCTGGCCGAGCTCGCCGACCTGGGCCGGCGCGTGGTCGCCGCCTCCCGCAGCCTCGCCGTCGCCTCCCGCGCGCACACCGCCCCCGGCGGGACCGGCCCCGCCTTCGAGCTGGCCCCGGGGCAGCTGGAGTACGGCGTCGGCATCCACGGCGAGCGCGCCGTCAGCACCGTCGACCGCCCCGGCAGCGCCGAGGTCGTGGACCGGATGCTGGAGGAGCTCCTGGCCCACGTGCCCGCCACCGCGACCGGGTACGGCGTCCTGGTCAACGGCCTGGGAGCCGTCACCGGCCTGGAGCTGTTCTCCGTCCTCGACCACGTCGTGGGTCGGCTGGGGGAACGGGGCCTGACGACGGCCGCGGCCCTGGCCGGGACCTACGTCGCCGCGCTCGACATGCGGGGCTTCTCCCTCACCCTCACCGCCCTGGAACCGGACTGGGTCGCCCACCTCGCCGCCCCCACCGCGACCCCCGCGCTGCCCAGCGCCGAACCGGTGGGGACGGCGGTCCCCGCCACCGCCACCGACGCCACCGCCGACGCCGGGGAGGTCACCGGCCGCGCGGTCGCCGACGACCCCTTCCTCACCGCCCTGGGCCGCCGGGTCGCCGCCGCGAAGCCGGAGCTCACCCGGCTCGACCAGGTCACCGGGGACGGGGACTTCGGCGACAACCTCGACGGCGGCACCCGCACCGCCCTCGCCTCCCGGGTCCCCGGGGACGAGCCGCAGCCGGGTCTGCGGGCCGCGGAGCAGGCGTTCCTCGACCACGTCGGGGGTTCCAGCGGACCGCTGTTCGGGTTGCTGTTCCAGAACCTGCGCACCGGCCTCAGCGGGGGTTCGGGGGTCGAGGCGGTGCGCGTGGGCCTGCGTTCGGCCGCGGAGGCCGTGCAGCGCGTCGGGGGCGCCCGGCCCGGGGACCGGACCATGGCGGACACCCTGCACGCGGCCGTCACCTCGACCGGCGGCCCGGCCGAGCTGCTGCGCGCCGCCGTGGACGGGGCCGCGGCCACCGCCGGCATGCTCCCCCGCCGGGGCCGGGCGAGCTACCTCGGCGAACGCGCCCTGGGGACGCCCGACCCCGGGGCGGTCGGCGTCGCGATCGTGCTGGCCGCCCTGGTCGAGACCCTCGACCCGTCGGCGGCGGTGGACCTGCCCGAGCGCTGGAGCTGA
- the sucC gene encoding ADP-forming succinate--CoA ligase subunit beta produces MDLFEYQARDLFAAHGVPVLDGRVATTPEEARAAAEAMGGGTVVVKAQVKTGGRGKAGGVKLAHSPEEAGERAREILGMDIKGHTVHQVMIAEGARIAEEFYFSVLLDRSNRTYLAMCSVEGGMEIEQLAVERPEALARVPVDALTGIDAAKAAEIVEAAGFAPELREKVADVVVKLWGVFTAEDATLVEVNPLVRTEDGSIVALDGKVTLDENADFRHPAHAELVDAAAADPLEAKAKELGLNYVKLDGEVGIIGNGAGLVMSTLDVVAYAGEAHGGVKPANFLDIGGGASAQVMANGLDVILNDAQVKSVFVNVFGGITACDEVAKGIVAALGILGDEATKPLVVRLDGNNVEEGRRILAEAAHPLVTVVDTMDGAADRAAELASAGKA; encoded by the coding sequence GTGGACCTCTTCGAGTACCAGGCGCGCGACCTGTTCGCGGCGCACGGCGTACCCGTGCTGGACGGCAGGGTCGCCACCACCCCCGAGGAGGCCCGGGCGGCCGCCGAGGCGATGGGTGGCGGCACCGTGGTCGTGAAGGCGCAGGTCAAGACCGGCGGCCGCGGGAAGGCGGGCGGCGTCAAGCTGGCCCACAGCCCCGAGGAGGCGGGCGAGCGGGCCCGCGAGATCCTCGGGATGGACATCAAGGGCCACACGGTCCACCAGGTGATGATCGCCGAGGGCGCCAGGATCGCCGAGGAGTTCTACTTCTCGGTCCTCCTCGACCGCTCCAACCGCACCTACCTCGCGATGTGCAGCGTCGAGGGCGGCATGGAGATCGAGCAGCTCGCCGTCGAGCGCCCCGAGGCGCTGGCCCGGGTCCCCGTGGACGCGCTGACCGGCATCGACGCCGCGAAGGCCGCCGAGATCGTCGAGGCCGCCGGCTTCGCCCCCGAGCTGCGGGAGAAGGTCGCCGACGTCGTCGTCAAGCTGTGGGGCGTGTTCACCGCCGAGGACGCCACGCTCGTCGAGGTCAACCCGCTGGTGCGCACCGAGGACGGCTCGATCGTCGCCCTCGACGGGAAGGTGACGCTGGACGAGAACGCCGACTTCCGCCACCCCGCCCACGCCGAGCTGGTCGACGCCGCCGCCGCGGACCCGCTGGAGGCCAAGGCGAAGGAGCTGGGCCTCAACTACGTGAAGCTGGACGGCGAGGTCGGCATCATCGGCAACGGCGCCGGGCTGGTCATGTCCACCCTCGACGTCGTGGCCTACGCCGGGGAGGCGCACGGCGGGGTGAAGCCGGCGAACTTCCTCGACATCGGCGGCGGCGCCTCCGCGCAGGTCATGGCCAACGGCCTCGACGTCATCCTCAACGACGCGCAGGTCAAGAGCGTGTTCGTCAACGTCTTCGGCGGCATCACCGCCTGCGACGAGGTCGCCAAGGGCATCGTCGCGGCCCTGGGGATCCTCGGCGACGAGGCCACCAAGCCCCTCGTCGTGCGCCTGGACGGCAACAACGTCGAGGAGGGCCGGCGCATCCTCGCCGAGGCCGCCCACCCCCTCGTCACGGTCGTGGACACGATGGACGGCGCGGCCGACAGGGCCGCCGAGCTCGCGAGCGCCGGGAAGGCCTGA
- the sucD gene encoding succinate--CoA ligase subunit alpha: protein MSIFINSDSKVLVQGMTGSEGRKHTQRMLTSGTQVVGGVTPGKGGQSVEFTGADGSPVQVPVFSSVGEAREATGADVSVIFVPAKFTKGAVVEAVEAATPLVVVITEGVPVADSAEFYALAAKSGTTRLIGPNCPGLISPGKSNVGIIPADITPPGRIGLVSKSGTLTYQMMYELRDIGFSSAVGIGGDPVIGTTHIDALQAFQDDPETDVIVMIGEIGGDAEERAAKFIEANVTKPVVGYVAGFTAPEGKTMGHAGAIVSGSAGTAQAKKDALEAAGVKVGKTPSETAALAREIFQAL from the coding sequence ATGTCGATCTTCATCAACTCCGACTCCAAGGTCCTCGTCCAGGGGATGACCGGCTCCGAGGGGCGCAAGCACACCCAGCGGATGCTGACCTCCGGCACGCAGGTCGTCGGCGGGGTGACCCCCGGCAAGGGCGGGCAGTCCGTCGAGTTCACCGGCGCCGACGGCTCGCCCGTCCAGGTCCCGGTGTTCTCCTCCGTCGGGGAGGCCCGCGAGGCCACCGGCGCCGACGTCAGCGTCATCTTCGTGCCGGCCAAGTTCACCAAGGGCGCGGTCGTCGAGGCCGTCGAAGCCGCGACCCCCCTCGTCGTCGTCATCACCGAGGGCGTGCCCGTCGCGGACTCCGCGGAGTTCTACGCCCTCGCCGCCAAGAGCGGCACGACGCGGCTCATCGGCCCCAACTGCCCCGGCCTCATCAGCCCCGGCAAGTCCAACGTCGGCATCATCCCCGCCGACATCACCCCGCCCGGGCGCATCGGGCTGGTCTCGAAGTCGGGCACCCTGACGTACCAGATGATGTACGAGCTGCGCGACATCGGGTTCTCCTCCGCCGTCGGCATCGGGGGCGACCCGGTCATCGGGACCACGCACATCGACGCGCTGCAGGCGTTCCAAGACGACCCCGAGACCGACGTCATCGTCATGATCGGGGAGATCGGCGGCGACGCCGAGGAGCGCGCCGCGAAGTTCATCGAGGCCAACGTGACCAAGCCCGTCGTGGGCTACGTCGCCGGCTTCACCGCCCCCGAGGGCAAGACGATGGGCCACGCCGGCGCCATCGTCTCCGGCTCCGCGGGCACCGCGCAGGCCAAGAAGGACGCTCTCGAGGCGGCCGGGGTCAAGGTCGGGAAGACCCCGAGCGAGACCGCGGCGCTGGCCCGGGAGATCTTCCAGGCCCTCTGA
- a CDS encoding DUF6350 family protein translates to MSSATSPSTGKPAGGSTRRPAGPTAADLLPLLTASLRAVLTLLVPIVAVCVVGWMASVRSTSSLAAVARVGADLWLLGHGSAVAVVGGTVGIAPLGITALAAASAHRAVRMWLRDQAEAGRDVPFWRGLGVFTAGYGVLALLLALVSRSGVGAASPPASLLGGCLVAGIGGAWALRAHRPPLPVAVPGVVTTALRPALSAVAGLLAVGALLVTAALVHGRAEVLALHEALDPGLVGGALLTLAQVLLLPTLAVWGLAWATGVGFAVGTGTSVAPGATTLDTLPTLPVLGALPTLGPTPVLAWAAVVLPVLLGAAAWTLHARRTRPAGGVLRRCAAALVTGALSGLLVAALAAFAGGPAGHGRMSDLGPHALLTGAAAGGEVAAGALLAVLLGRAWRAWRGTTLVVTLPDSGDGPPRKLLGE, encoded by the coding sequence ATGTCCAGCGCAACCAGCCCCTCCACCGGCAAGCCCGCCGGCGGGTCCACCCGGCGACCCGCCGGCCCCACCGCCGCCGACCTGCTGCCCCTGCTCACCGCGTCCCTGCGCGCCGTGCTGACGCTGCTCGTGCCGATCGTCGCGGTGTGCGTCGTGGGGTGGATGGCCTCGGTGCGCTCCACCTCCTCCCTGGCCGCCGTCGCCCGCGTGGGGGCCGACCTGTGGCTCCTCGGGCACGGCAGCGCCGTGGCCGTCGTGGGCGGGACCGTCGGGATCGCCCCCCTGGGGATCACCGCGCTGGCCGCGGCCTCGGCCCACCGGGCGGTGCGGATGTGGCTGCGCGACCAGGCCGAGGCCGGGCGCGACGTCCCCTTCTGGCGGGGCCTGGGCGTCTTCACCGCCGGGTACGGCGTCCTCGCCCTGCTCCTCGCGCTGGTCTCCCGCAGCGGGGTGGGGGCCGCCTCGCCGCCGGCCTCGCTGCTCGGGGGGTGCCTCGTCGCCGGGATCGGCGGCGCCTGGGCGCTGCGGGCGCACCGGCCCCCGCTGCCCGTCGCCGTCCCCGGCGTCGTCACCACCGCGCTGCGGCCCGCGCTGAGCGCCGTCGCCGGCCTCCTCGCCGTCGGCGCCCTCCTCGTCACCGCCGCCCTGGTCCACGGCCGCGCCGAGGTCCTCGCCCTGCACGAGGCGCTAGACCCCGGCCTCGTCGGGGGCGCGCTGCTGACCCTCGCCCAGGTGCTGCTGCTGCCGACCCTGGCGGTGTGGGGACTGGCCTGGGCCACCGGCGTCGGCTTCGCCGTCGGCACCGGGACCTCGGTGGCGCCGGGGGCCACGACCCTCGACACCCTGCCCACCCTCCCCGTCCTCGGCGCCCTGCCCACCCTCGGCCCGACGCCGGTGCTGGCCTGGGCCGCCGTGGTGCTCCCCGTCCTCCTCGGGGCCGCCGCGTGGACCCTGCACGCCCGCCGCACCCGCCCCGCGGGCGGCGTGCTGCGCCGCTGCGCCGCCGCGCTGGTGACCGGGGCGCTGAGCGGCCTGCTGGTCGCCGCCCTGGCCGCCTTCGCCGGCGGCCCCGCCGGGCACGGCCGGATGAGCGACCTCGGGCCCCACGCCCTGCTCACCGGCGCCGCCGCCGGCGGCGAGGTCGCTGCCGGGGCGCTGCTGGCCGTCCTCCTCGGCCGGGCCTGGCGGGCCTGGCGCGGGACGACCCTCGTCGTCACCCTCCCCGACAGCGGCGACGGGCCCCCGCGCAAGCTGCTCGGGGAGTAG
- the purN gene encoding phosphoribosylglycinamide formyltransferase: MPARVVVLASGSGSTLQALLDAADPAWRVVAVGSDKPAVTALDRAAAAGVETFTVSPRDFADRPAWDTALAAEIARREPDLVVLAGFMRILGAPVVEAFGGRLVNTHPALLPSFPGAHGVRDALAHGVKVTGCTVHLVDAGVDTGPILDQVAVRVLDDDDEATLHERIKTHERALLVDVVGRLARSLPTPTPERTAPR; this comes from the coding sequence GTGCCCGCACGAGTGGTCGTCCTCGCCTCCGGATCCGGGTCGACCCTGCAGGCCCTCCTCGACGCCGCCGACCCGGCCTGGCGGGTCGTGGCTGTCGGCTCCGACAAGCCCGCCGTGACCGCCCTGGACCGGGCCGCCGCCGCCGGGGTCGAGACGTTCACCGTCAGCCCCCGCGACTTCGCCGACCGCCCCGCCTGGGACACCGCCCTCGCCGCCGAGATCGCCCGCCGCGAACCCGACCTCGTCGTCCTCGCCGGGTTCATGCGCATCCTCGGGGCGCCGGTGGTCGAGGCCTTCGGCGGGCGGCTGGTCAACACCCACCCCGCGCTGCTGCCCTCCTTCCCCGGCGCGCACGGCGTCCGCGACGCCCTCGCCCACGGGGTGAAGGTCACCGGCTGCACCGTCCACCTCGTCGACGCCGGCGTCGACACCGGCCCGATCCTGGACCAGGTGGCCGTGCGCGTCCTCGACGACGACGACGAGGCGACGCTGCACGAACGCATCAAGACCCACGAGCGCGCCCTGCTCGTCGACGTCGTGGGCCGGCTGGCCCGCTCGCTCCCCACCCCCACCCCCGAGAGGACGGCACCCCGCTGA
- the purH gene encoding bifunctional phosphoribosylaminoimidazolecarboxamide formyltransferase/IMP cyclohydrolase, whose product MAQETPEARVPVKRALVSVYDKTGLEELAQGLHAAGVALVSTGSTAARIAAAGVPVTPVEDLTGFPECLDGRVKTLHPRVHAGILADRRLPDHVRQLAELDVEPFDLVVVNLYPFAATVASGAGYDDVVEQIDIGGPSMVRAAAKNHPSVAVVVDPARYGDVLDAVAAGGFDLPARKRLAAAAFAHTAAYDTAVAGWFAEQTLSEEDGGWPAVTGVALERADVLRYGENPHQQAAVYVDPTAAPGIAQAVQLHGKAMSYNNYVDADAALRAAHDLDGPAVAVIKHANPCGIATGTDVADAHAKAHACDPVSAFGGVIAANRVVTAAMAAQVADVFTEVVIAPGFEPEALETLRAKKNIRLLQLPEGYGRGAREWRPVSGGVLVQELDRVDAHGDDPANWTLAAGEAADEQTLADLEFAWRAVRSVRSNAILLARDGASVGVGMGQVNRVDSCKLAVERAGAERAAGSVAASDAFFPFADGAQILLDAGVRAIVQPGGSIRDGEVVEAATKAGITMYFTGARHFAH is encoded by the coding sequence ATGGCACAGGAGACCCCCGAGGCCCGCGTCCCCGTCAAGCGCGCGCTGGTCAGCGTCTACGACAAGACCGGCCTGGAGGAACTCGCCCAGGGGCTGCACGCCGCCGGCGTCGCGCTCGTCTCCACCGGCTCCACCGCCGCCCGCATCGCCGCCGCCGGTGTCCCGGTCACCCCGGTGGAGGACCTCACCGGCTTCCCCGAGTGCCTCGACGGGCGGGTCAAGACGCTGCACCCGCGCGTCCACGCCGGCATCCTCGCCGACCGCCGCCTGCCCGACCACGTCCGCCAGCTCGCCGAGCTCGACGTCGAGCCCTTCGACCTCGTCGTCGTGAACCTCTACCCCTTCGCCGCGACCGTCGCCTCCGGCGCCGGCTACGACGACGTCGTCGAGCAGATCGACATCGGCGGCCCCTCGATGGTCCGCGCCGCGGCCAAGAACCACCCCAGCGTCGCCGTCGTCGTCGACCCCGCCCGCTACGGCGACGTCCTGGACGCCGTCGCCGCCGGCGGGTTCGACCTGCCCGCCCGCAAGCGGCTGGCCGCCGCCGCGTTCGCGCACACCGCGGCCTACGACACCGCCGTCGCCGGGTGGTTCGCCGAGCAGACCCTGAGCGAGGAGGACGGCGGCTGGCCCGCGGTCACCGGCGTCGCCCTGGAACGCGCCGACGTCCTGCGCTACGGCGAGAACCCCCACCAGCAGGCCGCCGTCTACGTCGACCCGACCGCCGCCCCGGGCATCGCGCAGGCCGTCCAGCTGCACGGCAAGGCCATGTCCTACAACAACTACGTCGACGCCGACGCCGCCCTGCGCGCCGCCCACGACCTCGACGGCCCCGCCGTCGCCGTCATCAAGCACGCCAACCCCTGCGGCATCGCCACCGGCACCGACGTCGCCGACGCCCATGCCAAGGCCCACGCCTGCGACCCGGTGTCCGCCTTCGGCGGGGTCATCGCCGCCAACCGCGTCGTGACCGCCGCGATGGCCGCCCAGGTCGCCGACGTGTTCACCGAGGTCGTCATCGCCCCCGGCTTCGAACCCGAGGCGCTGGAGACCCTGCGGGCCAAGAAGAACATCCGCCTGCTGCAGCTGCCCGAGGGCTACGGCCGCGGCGCGCGGGAGTGGCGCCCGGTCTCCGGCGGCGTCCTCGTCCAGGAGCTGGACCGCGTCGACGCCCACGGCGACGACCCCGCGAACTGGACGCTGGCCGCCGGCGAGGCCGCCGACGAGCAGACCCTCGCCGACCTCGAGTTCGCCTGGCGCGCGGTGCGCTCGGTGCGCTCCAACGCCATCCTGCTGGCCCGCGACGGCGCGTCCGTCGGGGTCGGGATGGGGCAGGTCAACCGCGTCGACTCCTGCAAGCTGGCCGTCGAGCGCGCCGGCGCCGAGCGCGCCGCGGGGTCGGTCGCGGCCTCCGACGCCTTCTTCCCCTTCGCCGACGGGGCGCAGATCCTCCTCGACGCCGGGGTGCGCGCCATCGTCCAGCCGGGCGGGTCGATCCGCGACGGCGAGGTCGTCGAGGCCGCGACGAAGGCCGGGATCACCATGTACTTCACCGGCGCGCGGCACTTCGCGCACTGA
- a CDS encoding DUF3017 domain-containing protein, whose protein sequence is MTPAPAPERVPTPGNAVLLTLVGGIVAALGLTLLAGPASGGALLGADLAVAAVLRLVLPVRVAGGLAVRSRPVDVAMLLVLAVSCLVLAGLVPTPA, encoded by the coding sequence ATGACTCCGGCGCCGGCTCCCGAGCGGGTCCCCACCCCGGGCAACGCCGTCCTGCTGACCCTCGTCGGCGGGATCGTCGCGGCCCTGGGGCTGACCCTGCTCGCGGGGCCGGCGTCGGGGGGTGCGCTGCTCGGCGCCGACCTCGCCGTCGCCGCCGTCCTGCGCCTCGTCCTGCCGGTGCGGGTGGCCGGCGGGCTCGCCGTCCGCTCCCGGCCGGTGGACGTGGCGATGCTGCTCGTCCTCGCCGTCTCTTGCCTGGTGCTGGCCGGGCTGGTCCCGACCCCGGCCTGA
- the sfnG gene encoding dimethylsulfone monooxygenase SfnG — protein sequence MSLHEPLKFAYWVPNVSGGLVVSTIEQRTSHDPAYNVEVAQAAERVGFEYALTQVRYLASYGADAQHESTSFSLALLLATQKLKVIAAVHPFFWHPGVLAKFAATAQELTQDRLALNVVSGWFKNEATQLGVTWHEHDERYRQSEEFIELLRGVWSEDGYTQRGDFFSAEDITFRPQPKVQPELFQGGNSTAAQAMAGRVSDWYFMNGKSIADAAAGVREVSALAAGNGRSVKFALNGFGLVRDTREEAEAVLEEIIAKADVAKVEGFGAAVQEAGNATADRKGMWADSEFRDLVQYNDGFRTGLVGTPDEVARRIMAYRLVGVDLLLLAFLHVKEEVEAFGELVIPRVRELEARLVAGEDLQLGPELDEAVAAATAPVPA from the coding sequence ATGTCCCTGCACGAACCCCTGAAGTTCGCCTACTGGGTCCCCAACGTCTCCGGTGGCCTCGTCGTCTCGACCATCGAGCAGCGCACCAGCCACGACCCGGCCTACAACGTCGAGGTCGCGCAGGCCGCCGAGCGGGTGGGCTTCGAGTACGCCCTGACCCAGGTGCGCTACCTCGCCTCCTACGGCGCCGACGCCCAGCACGAGTCGACCTCCTTCTCCCTGGCCCTGCTGCTGGCCACGCAGAAGCTCAAGGTCATCGCCGCGGTGCACCCGTTCTTCTGGCACCCCGGTGTGCTCGCCAAGTTCGCCGCGACCGCGCAGGAACTCACTCAGGACCGGCTCGCGCTGAACGTCGTGTCCGGCTGGTTCAAGAACGAGGCGACGCAGCTCGGGGTCACCTGGCACGAGCACGACGAGCGCTACCGCCAGTCCGAGGAGTTCATCGAACTGCTGCGGGGGGTGTGGAGCGAGGACGGCTACACCCAGCGGGGCGACTTCTTCAGCGCCGAGGACATCACCTTCCGCCCGCAGCCGAAGGTGCAGCCGGAGCTGTTCCAGGGGGGCAACTCCACCGCCGCGCAGGCCATGGCCGGCCGGGTCAGCGACTGGTACTTCATGAACGGCAAGTCGATCGCCGACGCCGCCGCGGGAGTGCGCGAGGTGTCCGCCCTGGCCGCCGGGAACGGACGCTCGGTGAAGTTCGCCCTCAACGGCTTCGGCCTCGTGCGCGACACCCGGGAAGAGGCCGAGGCCGTCCTGGAGGAGATCATCGCCAAGGCCGACGTGGCCAAGGTCGAGGGCTTCGGGGCCGCGGTCCAGGAAGCCGGCAACGCGACGGCCGACCGCAAGGGCATGTGGGCCGACAGCGAGTTCCGGGACCTGGTGCAGTACAACGACGGGTTCCGCACCGGCCTGGTCGGCACCCCGGACGAGGTCGCCCGCCGGATCATGGCCTACCGCCTGGTGGGGGTGGACCTGCTGCTGCTGGCCTTCCTCCACGTCAAGGAGGAGGTCGAGGCGTTCGGCGAGCTCGTCATCCCCCGGGTGCGCGAGCTGGAGGCCCGGCTCGTGGCCGGGGAGGACCTGCAGCTGGGGCCGGAGCTGGACGAGGCCGTCGCGGCCGCGACCGCTCCCGTCCCCGCCTGA
- a CDS encoding DUF6458 family protein has product MRLGTSLFLIALGAILTFAVTVSLSGIDIQTIGVILMFVGVLGLVLEFVIFRPRARRTTSVTSTDPSARTTTRESTTRDL; this is encoded by the coding sequence ATGCGCCTCGGAACGAGCCTCTTCCTCATCGCCCTCGGGGCGATCCTGACCTTCGCCGTGACGGTCTCGCTGTCGGGGATCGACATCCAGACCATCGGCGTCATCCTCATGTTCGTCGGGGTGCTCGGCCTCGTCCTGGAGTTCGTGATCTTCCGGCCCAGGGCGCGGCGCACCACGTCGGTCACCAGCACCGACCCCAGCGCGCGGACCACGACCCGGGAGTCCACCACCCGGGACCTCTGA
- the idi gene encoding isopentenyl-diphosphate Delta-isomerase gives MTLAPTADPTTDPATELVVLLTEDGTPCGTAPKSGVHHRTTPLHLAFSCWILDDAGRTLLTRRAASKRTWPGVWTNSFCGHPGPGEEPADAVLRRSVQELGVQVGDVSPLLPSFRYRAVMDDGTVENEVCPVFTARIAPGEGELAPDPAEVDAFRWVHLDDLAAQVAADPSPFSPWMLWQWEQFPR, from the coding sequence GTGACTCTCGCCCCCACCGCGGACCCGACCACGGACCCCGCCACCGAGCTGGTGGTGCTGCTGACCGAGGACGGCACGCCCTGCGGCACCGCGCCGAAGTCGGGGGTCCACCACCGGACCACACCGCTGCACCTGGCGTTCTCCTGCTGGATCCTCGATGACGCCGGGCGCACCCTGCTGACCCGCCGCGCCGCCTCCAAGCGCACCTGGCCGGGGGTGTGGACGAACTCCTTCTGCGGCCACCCCGGACCGGGGGAGGAGCCCGCCGACGCGGTGCTGCGCCGCTCGGTGCAGGAGCTCGGGGTCCAGGTGGGCGACGTGAGCCCGCTGCTGCCGAGCTTCCGCTACCGCGCGGTCATGGACGACGGCACCGTCGAGAACGAGGTGTGCCCCGTCTTCACCGCCCGCATCGCCCCCGGGGAGGGGGAGCTCGCCCCCGACCCCGCGGAGGTCGACGCGTTCCGCTGGGTCCACCTGGACGACCTCGCCGCGCAGGTCGCCGCCGACCCCTCGCCGTTCAGCCCGTGGATGCTGTGGCAGTGGGAGCAGTTCCCCCGCTGA
- a CDS encoding acyl-CoA carboxylase subunit epsilon yields MSDHTASDQGVRELLTALRIERGHPEPEELAALTVVLTTRLAQAPEPEAAAVPAPRSRWADPRRSLGLPPAPGRGSWRASALPR; encoded by the coding sequence GTGAGCGACCACACGGCCAGCGACCAGGGGGTGCGCGAGCTCCTCACCGCGCTGCGCATCGAGCGCGGCCACCCCGAGCCCGAGGAGCTGGCCGCCCTGACGGTCGTCCTCACCACCCGCCTGGCGCAGGCGCCGGAGCCCGAGGCCGCGGCCGTGCCGGCGCCGCGCTCGCGGTGGGCGGACCCCCGGCGCAGCCTGGGCCTGCCCCCGGCCCCCGGGCGGGGCAGCTGGCGGGCCAGCGCCCTGCCCCGCTGA